From Actinoplanes oblitus, a single genomic window includes:
- a CDS encoding phospho-sugar mutase, translating to MAPEVDIDLRAAAEAWLTDDPDPSSRSELRELIDGLPATAAELSDRFAGPLTFGTAGLRGRLRAGPNGMNLAVVTRAAAGLVAWLAEQGGEGPLVIGYDARHGSREFAERTARVATGAGRPALLMPGVLPTPVLAYAVRALGAVAGVMVTASHNPPQDNGYKVYLGAALGGPAGDGAQIVPPADAGIEAAIRAVASAAAVPLGDAGTVLDDTIVSSYVGSAAAVVATGGPRDLVVAYTPLHGVGGDTLATAFTAAGFGRPAVVADQAEPDPEFPTVAFPNPEEPGAMDHLVALAGSTGADLAIANDPDADRCAVAIPGPDGSWRPLRGDELGVLLADHLIRRGTPGTYATTIVSSSLLGRLCAARGVPYAETLTGFKWIVRAAEELAFGYEEALGYCVAPGMVRDKDGITAALTVAELAAGLKSEGRTLADRLDELAVEFGVHATDQLSVRVEDLAEIGVAMGRARGNPPGTLLGSPVSEVLDLLPENDVLTFRTATVRVVIRPSGTEPKLKAYLEVVEPVGDGDVAAARSRASAGLGALRAEIAAVLGV from the coding sequence ATGGCACCAGAAGTTGATATTGACCTGAGAGCGGCGGCGGAGGCCTGGCTCACGGACGATCCGGATCCGTCGAGCCGCTCCGAGCTGCGTGAGCTGATCGACGGGCTGCCGGCCACCGCCGCGGAGCTGAGCGATCGGTTCGCCGGACCGCTCACCTTCGGCACCGCCGGCCTGCGCGGCCGGCTGCGCGCCGGCCCGAACGGGATGAACCTCGCGGTGGTCACCCGGGCCGCGGCCGGCCTGGTGGCCTGGCTGGCCGAGCAGGGCGGCGAGGGGCCGCTGGTGATCGGTTACGACGCCCGGCACGGTTCCCGCGAGTTCGCCGAGCGGACCGCCCGGGTGGCGACCGGCGCCGGGCGGCCGGCGCTGCTGATGCCCGGGGTGCTGCCCACCCCGGTGCTGGCCTACGCGGTCCGCGCGCTCGGCGCGGTCGCCGGCGTGATGGTCACCGCCAGCCACAACCCACCGCAGGACAACGGCTACAAGGTCTACCTGGGCGCGGCGCTGGGCGGTCCGGCCGGCGACGGCGCGCAGATCGTGCCGCCCGCCGACGCCGGCATCGAGGCGGCCATCCGGGCGGTCGCGAGCGCCGCCGCGGTGCCGCTGGGCGACGCGGGCACGGTTCTCGACGACACGATCGTTTCTTCGTACGTCGGGAGTGCTGCCGCCGTGGTGGCCACCGGCGGTCCTCGCGACCTGGTGGTGGCGTACACCCCGCTGCACGGGGTCGGTGGCGACACGCTGGCCACGGCGTTCACCGCCGCCGGGTTCGGCCGCCCGGCAGTGGTGGCCGACCAGGCCGAGCCGGACCCGGAGTTCCCGACCGTCGCGTTCCCCAACCCGGAGGAGCCGGGCGCGATGGACCACCTGGTCGCGCTGGCCGGCAGCACCGGCGCCGACCTGGCGATCGCCAACGACCCGGACGCGGACCGCTGCGCCGTGGCGATCCCCGGGCCGGACGGCTCGTGGCGGCCGCTGCGCGGCGACGAGCTCGGCGTGCTGCTCGCCGATCACCTGATCCGGCGCGGGACCCCCGGCACGTACGCCACCACGATCGTCTCGTCCAGCCTGCTCGGCCGGCTGTGCGCGGCGCGGGGTGTGCCGTACGCGGAGACGCTCACCGGCTTCAAGTGGATCGTCCGGGCCGCCGAGGAGCTGGCGTTCGGTTACGAGGAGGCGCTCGGCTACTGCGTCGCGCCGGGCATGGTGCGCGACAAGGACGGCATCACCGCGGCGCTGACGGTGGCCGAGCTGGCCGCCGGGCTCAAGAGCGAGGGGCGCACCCTGGCCGACCGGCTGGACGAGCTGGCGGTCGAGTTCGGCGTGCACGCCACCGACCAGCTGTCGGTGCGGGTGGAGGATCTGGCCGAGATCGGCGTGGCGATGGGCCGGGCGCGCGGCAACCCGCCGGGCACGCTGCTCGGCTCGCCGGTGAGCGAGGTGCTCGACCTGCTCCCGGAGAACGACGTGCTGACGTTCCGCACCGCCACGGTTCGGGTCGTCATCCGGCCCTCGGGGACCGAGCCGAAGCTCAAGGCGTACCTCGAAGTGGTGGAACCGGTCGGCGACGGCGACGTGGCGGCGGCTCGGAGCCGCGCCTCCGCCGGGCTGGGGGCCCTGCGCGCGGAGATCGCGGCTGTCCTCGGCGTCTGA
- a CDS encoding GNAT family N-acetyltransferase — protein sequence MTALPPGWSIRRPTLDDVPLILSLVRASDIAAMGEADCTADEVRADLTGPNTDMARDSWLAFDPSGEIAGWTYPRNATGAARDFLEVYVWPERGLPAQRPLLDLMLARMAGRAAELGHDPYAVRAAALPTEERYIELLTAAGFTFLKQHARMRMSLDGVSPEVPAPPAGVTIRPVRHDDEGEMRRFHAVIQEAFRDSDHPAMDYPDWRRHFEGESGVSFDEWFVAEAGGELAGVLQSADPEEGTGEAWVRNLAVLRAYRKRGLGEALLRRAFAVYAGKGRPQVGLGVDMANPTEAARLYRKVGMTPLYRANVYQTTVAAAGD from the coding sequence ATGACTGCGCTGCCGCCCGGCTGGAGTATCCGCCGGCCCACCCTCGACGACGTGCCGCTGATCCTGTCGCTGGTGCGGGCCAGCGACATCGCCGCGATGGGCGAGGCCGACTGCACCGCCGACGAGGTGCGCGCGGATTTGACCGGCCCGAACACGGACATGGCCCGGGACTCCTGGCTGGCGTTCGACCCGAGCGGGGAGATCGCCGGGTGGACCTATCCGCGGAATGCGACCGGCGCGGCCCGCGACTTCCTGGAGGTCTACGTCTGGCCGGAGCGTGGCCTGCCCGCGCAGCGCCCGCTGCTCGACCTGATGCTGGCCCGGATGGCCGGGCGGGCCGCCGAGCTGGGCCACGACCCGTACGCCGTGCGGGCCGCCGCGCTGCCGACCGAGGAGCGCTACATCGAGCTGCTCACCGCGGCCGGCTTCACGTTCCTCAAGCAGCACGCCCGGATGCGGATGTCGCTGGACGGCGTCTCGCCCGAGGTGCCGGCGCCGCCGGCCGGCGTGACCATCCGGCCGGTGCGGCACGACGACGAGGGCGAGATGCGCCGCTTCCACGCCGTGATCCAGGAGGCGTTCCGCGACTCCGACCACCCGGCGATGGACTACCCGGACTGGCGGCGGCACTTCGAGGGCGAGTCCGGCGTCTCCTTCGACGAGTGGTTCGTCGCGGAGGCCGGGGGCGAGCTGGCCGGCGTGCTCCAGTCGGCCGACCCGGAGGAGGGGACCGGCGAGGCCTGGGTACGGAACCTGGCGGTGCTCAGGGCGTACCGTAAGCGGGGTTTGGGGGAAGCCTTGCTGCGCCGGGCCTTTGCCGTTTACGCGGGCAAGGGCCGGCCGCAGGTCGGTCTGGGGGTCGACATGGCGAACCCGACCGAGGCGGCACGGCTCTACCGGAAGGTCGGGATGACCCCGCTCTACCGGGCGAACGTCTACCAGACCACCGTGGCGGCGGCCGGCGACTAG
- a CDS encoding amidohydrolase: protein MTTALTAPEGADTAWPGPLPGADPLPGQLDRWLAARGAELVAIRRHIHAHPEPSHSEFETAALVARELTLAGLQPRMLPRGNGVICDVGQGDRVIAFRADLDALPLHDLKDVPYRSTVDKLAHACGHDVHTTVLLGLGMALAQLDEQGELPGRVRLLFQPAEEAIPSGAPEVIAAGALKDVAAIYALHCYPQLPAGLVGVRSGPFTAAADTVRVKLAGPGGHTARPHLTADLVHALGRVIVDVPALLDRRVDPRAGVSLVWGSVHAGQAFNAIPGSGEVSGTVRILNRDAWREAPEMITKLIRDVVAATGAEVEVEYKRGVPPVINDRMATAIIAGAAGAALGADRVVEAEISMGGEDFSFYLEHVPGAMIRLGTGVAGSDVRHDLHQGDFDVDENCIGHGIRVMTHTALAALSTGAF from the coding sequence GTGACCACTGCACTGACGGCGCCGGAGGGCGCCGATACGGCATGGCCCGGGCCGCTGCCCGGCGCCGATCCCCTTCCCGGCCAGCTGGACCGCTGGCTCGCCGCCCGGGGAGCCGAACTGGTAGCGATTCGTCGGCACATTCACGCCCACCCCGAGCCGTCACACTCCGAGTTCGAGACGGCGGCGCTGGTCGCCCGCGAGCTCACCCTGGCCGGCCTGCAACCGCGGATGCTGCCCCGGGGCAACGGGGTGATCTGCGACGTCGGCCAGGGCGACCGGGTGATCGCGTTCCGGGCCGACCTGGACGCGCTGCCGCTGCACGACCTCAAGGACGTGCCGTACCGCAGCACCGTGGACAAGCTCGCCCACGCCTGCGGGCACGACGTGCACACCACCGTGCTGCTCGGCCTCGGCATGGCCCTGGCCCAGCTCGACGAGCAGGGCGAGCTGCCCGGCCGGGTGCGGCTGCTGTTCCAGCCGGCCGAGGAGGCGATCCCGTCCGGCGCACCCGAGGTGATCGCCGCCGGCGCCCTCAAGGACGTCGCCGCGATCTACGCCCTGCACTGCTACCCGCAGCTGCCGGCCGGCCTGGTCGGGGTCCGCTCCGGCCCGTTCACCGCGGCCGCCGACACCGTCCGGGTCAAGCTCGCCGGCCCCGGCGGGCACACCGCCCGCCCGCACCTGACCGCCGACCTGGTGCACGCGCTGGGCCGGGTGATCGTCGACGTGCCGGCCCTGCTGGACCGCCGGGTCGACCCGCGCGCCGGCGTCTCGCTGGTCTGGGGCTCGGTGCACGCCGGCCAGGCGTTCAACGCGATCCCCGGCTCCGGCGAGGTCAGCGGCACGGTCCGGATCCTCAACCGGGACGCCTGGCGCGAGGCCCCCGAGATGATCACCAAGCTGATCCGTGACGTGGTCGCCGCCACCGGCGCCGAGGTCGAGGTGGAATACAAGCGCGGCGTCCCCCCGGTGATCAACGACCGGATGGCCACCGCGATCATCGCGGGCGCGGCCGGGGCGGCACTCGGCGCCGACCGGGTGGTCGAGGCGGAGATCAGCATGGGCGGCGAGGACTTCTCGTTCTACCTGGAGCACGTGCCGGGTGCGATGATCCGGCTCGGCACCGGGGTGGCCGGCTCGGACGTCCGCCACGATCTGCACCAAGGGGATTTCGACGTGGACGAGAACTGCATCGGGCATGGCATCCGGGTGATGACGCACACGGCGCTGGCGGCGCTCTCTACCGGCGCTTTTTAG
- a CDS encoding NAD(P)H-quinone dehydrogenase, giving the protein MSRIVIIGGGPGGYEAALVAAQLDADVTLVEADGPGGACVLTDCVPSKTFIASSEVMTGYRNNDAFGIRSSGLDGVSVDAVAVNERVKKLALAQSGDIQTKLVKAGVDVVRGRARMGEDRLGHTHQVLITPEGGAQYAVEADTVLLATGATPRVLSTARPDGERILDWRQVYDLTELPEHLVVIGSGVTGAEFASAYLAMGVKVTLVSSRERVMPHEDADAAMAIERVFRDRGMTILSQSRGDSVVNTGDGVRVTLSDGKVIDASHALIAVGAVPNTADLGLAEYGVAVGNGGYVTVDRVSRTNVPGIYAAGDCTGVLPLASVAAMQGRIAIWHAMGEAVAPLRLRTVSANVFTDPELATVGVSQNEVDSGRTPARQVMLPLTGNARAKMAGLHDGFVKLFCRPATGQVIGGVVVAPKASELILPITMAIENNLTVDQLAHTITIYPSLSGSIAEAARQLMQHEVQ; this is encoded by the coding sequence GTGAGTCGGATCGTGATCATCGGTGGGGGACCGGGCGGTTATGAGGCGGCTCTGGTCGCCGCGCAGCTCGACGCCGATGTGACCCTGGTCGAGGCGGACGGTCCCGGTGGCGCCTGCGTGCTGACCGACTGTGTGCCCTCCAAGACCTTCATCGCCAGCTCCGAGGTGATGACCGGGTACCGCAACAACGACGCCTTCGGGATCCGCTCCAGCGGCCTGGACGGGGTCAGCGTCGACGCCGTCGCGGTCAACGAGCGGGTGAAGAAGCTGGCTCTCGCGCAGTCCGGCGACATCCAGACCAAGCTGGTCAAGGCCGGGGTGGACGTGGTCCGCGGCCGCGCGCGGATGGGCGAGGACCGGCTCGGGCACACCCACCAGGTGCTGATCACCCCGGAGGGCGGCGCGCAGTACGCGGTGGAGGCCGACACCGTCCTGCTGGCCACCGGCGCCACCCCGCGGGTGCTGTCCACCGCCCGCCCGGACGGCGAGCGCATCCTGGACTGGCGGCAGGTGTACGACCTGACCGAGCTCCCCGAGCACCTGGTGGTGATCGGGTCCGGCGTGACCGGCGCCGAGTTCGCCAGCGCGTACCTGGCGATGGGCGTGAAGGTGACGCTGGTCTCCAGCCGCGAACGGGTGATGCCGCACGAGGACGCGGACGCCGCGATGGCGATCGAGCGGGTGTTCCGCGACCGTGGGATGACCATTCTCAGCCAGTCCCGCGGCGACTCGGTGGTCAACACCGGCGACGGCGTACGGGTGACCCTGTCCGACGGCAAGGTGATCGACGCCTCGCACGCGCTGATCGCTGTCGGCGCCGTCCCGAACACCGCCGACCTGGGCCTGGCGGAGTACGGCGTGGCCGTCGGGAACGGCGGTTACGTCACCGTCGACCGGGTGTCGCGCACCAACGTGCCGGGCATCTACGCGGCCGGCGACTGCACCGGCGTGCTGCCGCTGGCCAGCGTCGCCGCCATGCAGGGCCGGATCGCGATCTGGCACGCGATGGGCGAGGCGGTCGCCCCGCTGCGGCTGCGTACCGTCTCGGCGAACGTGTTCACCGACCCGGAACTGGCCACCGTCGGCGTCTCGCAGAACGAGGTGGACTCCGGGCGTACCCCGGCCCGCCAGGTGATGCTGCCGCTGACCGGCAACGCCCGGGCCAAGATGGCCGGCCTGCACGACGGGTTCGTCAAGCTGTTCTGCCGCCCGGCGACCGGTCAGGTGATCGGCGGTGTGGTGGTGGCGCCCAAGGCGAGCGAGCTGATCCTGCCGATCACCATGGCGATCGAGAACAACCTGACGGTGGACCAGCTGGCACACACCATCACGATCTATCCGTCGCTGTCGGGGTCGATCGCGGAGGCGGCACGTCAGTTGATGCAGCACGAGGTGCAGTAA
- a CDS encoding MBL fold metallo-hydrolase, with translation MRITKFTHSCLRIEGSGVLVVDPGEFSEDSVLDGADAVVITHEHADHVDVAAVTDAVRRRPGLRVFAHEDVLKLLGEVAEATTPVTAGQEFEAAGFNLRAYGGQHAIIHPYVPRFANLGFLISDGATNVYHPGDSFVVPEDVTVDTLGVPLNAPWMKVAEAIAFARAVKPGRAFAIHDGLLNERGAAVSDKHLEGFAETKYRHLAPGTTLD, from the coding sequence GTGCGTATCACGAAGTTCACTCATTCCTGTCTACGGATCGAGGGGTCGGGGGTGCTCGTCGTCGATCCGGGGGAGTTCTCCGAGGACTCCGTGCTGGACGGAGCGGACGCCGTGGTGATCACCCACGAGCACGCCGACCACGTGGATGTCGCGGCGGTCACCGACGCCGTGCGGCGCCGTCCCGGCCTGCGCGTCTTCGCCCACGAGGACGTGCTCAAGCTGCTCGGCGAGGTGGCCGAGGCGACCACGCCGGTGACGGCGGGGCAGGAGTTCGAGGCCGCCGGGTTCAACCTCCGGGCGTACGGCGGCCAGCACGCGATCATCCATCCGTACGTGCCGCGCTTCGCCAACCTGGGCTTCCTGATCAGCGACGGCGCCACGAACGTGTATCACCCGGGCGACTCGTTCGTGGTGCCGGAGGACGTCACCGTCGACACCCTCGGCGTCCCGCTCAACGCTCCGTGGATGAAGGTGGCCGAGGCCATCGCGTTCGCCCGGGCGGTCAAGCCGGGCCGGGCCTTCGCGATCCACGACGGGCTGCTCAACGAGCGCGGCGCGGCCGTCTCGGACAAGCACCTGGAGGGCTTCGCCGAGACGAAGTACCGGCACCTGGCTCCCGGCACCACGCTCGACTGA
- a CDS encoding acyl-CoA mutase large subunit family protein, translated as MNAESGFTIKPVYGPGDVPPSAGSDQPGEFPYTRGVYPTMYTKRPWTMRQYAGFGTAAESNARYHQLLKAGTMGLSVAFDLPTQMGYDSDDPIAHGEVGKVGVAIDSIDDMRRLFDGIPLDQVSTSMTINAPGSVLLLLYQLVAEEQGVPGAALQGTIQNDILKEYIARGTYIFPPKPSLRLVADTFAYCRAEIPKWNTISISGYHMAEAGATPAQEIAFTLANGIEYVRAAIAAGLAVDDFAPRLSFFFVARTTLLEEIAKFRAARRMWARIMRDDFGAKDPKSMMLRFHTQTAGVQLTAQQPEVNLIRVAIQALGAVAGGTQSLHTNSYDEAIALPTEKSARLALRTQQVLAYESGLTGTVDPFAGSYAVEAMTDEVEREATALIERVFEYGSAVDAIEQGFQKAEIEQSAYRIANEIDNGDRVVVGVNRFTMDAEEKYEPLRVDPAIEAAQAARLARLRAERDDPAVQRALADLAKAAAGSTNVLPLMKEALRLRATVGEVCHTLRGVWGVYRPVERF; from the coding sequence GTGAACGCAGAGTCGGGTTTCACCATCAAGCCGGTCTACGGTCCGGGCGACGTGCCGCCGAGCGCGGGGAGCGACCAGCCGGGTGAGTTCCCCTACACCCGCGGCGTGTACCCGACGATGTACACGAAACGGCCCTGGACCATGCGGCAGTACGCCGGCTTCGGCACCGCCGCCGAGTCCAACGCCCGCTACCATCAGCTGCTCAAGGCCGGCACGATGGGCCTGTCGGTGGCCTTCGACCTGCCCACCCAGATGGGTTACGACTCGGACGACCCGATCGCGCACGGCGAGGTCGGCAAGGTCGGCGTGGCGATCGACTCGATCGACGACATGCGGCGGCTGTTCGACGGCATCCCGCTCGACCAGGTCTCCACGTCGATGACGATCAACGCGCCCGGCTCGGTGCTGCTGCTGCTCTACCAACTGGTCGCCGAGGAGCAGGGCGTGCCCGGCGCCGCGCTGCAGGGCACCATCCAGAACGACATCCTCAAGGAGTACATCGCCCGCGGGACCTACATCTTCCCGCCCAAGCCGTCGCTGCGCCTGGTCGCCGACACGTTCGCCTACTGCCGGGCCGAGATCCCCAAGTGGAACACCATCTCGATCTCCGGCTACCACATGGCCGAGGCCGGCGCCACGCCCGCGCAGGAGATCGCCTTCACCCTGGCCAACGGCATCGAGTACGTCCGCGCCGCGATCGCCGCGGGCCTGGCCGTCGACGACTTCGCGCCCCGGCTGAGCTTCTTCTTCGTGGCCCGCACCACGCTGCTGGAGGAGATCGCCAAGTTCCGCGCCGCCCGCCGGATGTGGGCCCGGATCATGCGCGACGACTTCGGCGCCAAGGACCCCAAGTCGATGATGCTGCGGTTCCACACCCAGACCGCGGGCGTGCAGCTCACCGCGCAGCAGCCGGAGGTCAACCTGATCCGGGTGGCGATCCAGGCGCTCGGCGCGGTGGCCGGCGGCACCCAGTCGCTGCACACCAACTCGTACGACGAGGCGATCGCCCTGCCCACCGAGAAATCCGCCCGGCTGGCCCTGCGCACCCAGCAGGTGCTCGCCTACGAGAGCGGGCTGACCGGCACTGTCGACCCGTTCGCCGGGTCGTACGCGGTGGAGGCGATGACCGACGAGGTGGAGCGCGAGGCGACCGCCCTGATCGAGCGCGTCTTCGAGTACGGCTCCGCCGTCGACGCCATCGAGCAGGGCTTCCAGAAAGCGGAAATCGAACAATCGGCGTACCGGATCGCCAATGAGATCGACAACGGTGACCGGGTGGTGGTCGGCGTCAACCGGTTCACCATGGACGCCGAGGAGAAGTACGAGCCGCTGCGCGTCGATCCGGCCATCGAAGCGGCCCAGGCGGCGCGGCTGGCCCGCCTCCGGGCCGAGCGGGACGACCCGGCGGTGCAACGCGCGCTGGCGGATCTGGCGAAGGCCGCCGCCGGAAGCACGAACGTCCTACCGTTGATGAAGGAGGCGTTGCGGCTCCGTGCGACCGTGGGAGAGGTCTGTCACACGTTGCGTGGAGTGTGGGGCGTCTACCGACCGGTCGAACGGTTCTGA
- a CDS encoding serine/threonine-protein kinase, whose amino-acid sequence MTQIPTWSSGDAASLSGRAAPGTLIGGRYTLRAAVGHGGMGTVWRAADTLLRRDVAIKEVILPPGLAPSDRDAMYERTMREARAAAALQHPAVVQVYDVVHENGRPWIVMELLEARSLADMVIEDGPVASRVVAKIGIALLGALEVAHAHGVLHRDVKPANVLICSDGRCVLTDFGVARMPTDVQLTTPGMVLGSPHFISPERAMGHEFGPPSDLFSLGVTLYTAIEGRPPFDKGDPIETMHAVVEDPPAPVVRAGSLTPVLMGLLEKNPAQRMDVQTARTLLRQQLAGPLASKNPPHMMTDPYSVVPSPRPVSPPPAAAAETQQIPPSGQIGGRAMLAPGESLTDHLSKLEQQNAPGGRRRAPEPADPGFPTGALPAHQIPQAAATGATSVIPPQGAWQPGGARQGTVVTSPAAKRRMALQNAAQTARAATSRAVTTFRGWPRNKQLAVGGGGVAAVLALILVVSLTGGGDAPAATPTAAPATSAPATAVAGDTQDYRGNKTISVKVPAGWKRNAGKTYVDYIDPDDNLRKVRVLAEEGKASPTRFVSEIAPNGLKKSANCPKPFKSLGSTTDGVQIAGHPAAQFEYTCGSGDAMRHGIWRMTQVDGTMYSFFLTTPAAEFDGSKKYFEAMAQSFQLNL is encoded by the coding sequence GTGACTCAGATTCCGACGTGGAGCAGCGGTGACGCGGCCTCCCTCAGCGGACGCGCGGCCCCGGGCACGCTGATCGGCGGGCGGTACACGCTGCGCGCCGCGGTGGGTCACGGCGGCATGGGCACGGTCTGGCGCGCGGCGGACACGCTGCTGCGCCGCGACGTGGCGATCAAGGAGGTCATCCTCCCGCCGGGTCTGGCCCCGAGTGACCGCGACGCGATGTACGAGCGCACCATGCGCGAGGCCCGGGCCGCCGCCGCGCTGCAGCACCCCGCCGTCGTCCAGGTCTACGACGTCGTGCACGAGAACGGCCGGCCGTGGATCGTGATGGAGCTGCTGGAGGCGCGCAGCCTGGCCGACATGGTGATCGAGGACGGGCCGGTCGCGTCCCGGGTGGTCGCCAAGATCGGCATCGCGCTGCTGGGCGCGCTGGAGGTGGCGCACGCGCACGGCGTCCTGCACCGCGACGTCAAGCCGGCGAACGTGCTGATCTGCTCGGACGGCCGCTGCGTGCTGACCGACTTCGGCGTCGCCCGGATGCCCACCGACGTGCAGCTGACCACGCCGGGCATGGTGCTCGGCTCGCCGCACTTCATCTCGCCGGAGCGGGCCATGGGCCACGAGTTCGGCCCGCCCAGCGACCTGTTCTCGCTCGGCGTCACGCTCTACACCGCGATCGAGGGCCGGCCGCCGTTCGACAAGGGCGATCCGATCGAGACCATGCACGCGGTGGTCGAGGACCCGCCCGCGCCGGTGGTCCGGGCCGGCTCGCTCACCCCGGTGCTGATGGGCCTGCTGGAAAAGAACCCGGCCCAGCGGATGGACGTGCAGACCGCCCGCACCCTGCTGCGCCAGCAGCTGGCCGGCCCGCTGGCCAGCAAGAACCCGCCGCACATGATGACCGACCCGTACTCGGTCGTCCCGTCGCCGCGGCCCGTCTCGCCGCCACCGGCAGCGGCCGCCGAGACCCAGCAGATCCCGCCCAGCGGCCAGATCGGCGGCCGGGCCATGCTCGCCCCCGGCGAGTCGCTCACCGACCACCTGAGCAAGCTGGAGCAGCAGAACGCGCCGGGCGGCCGCCGCCGGGCGCCGGAGCCGGCGGACCCCGGGTTCCCGACCGGCGCCTTGCCGGCCCACCAGATCCCGCAGGCCGCCGCCACCGGCGCGACGAGCGTCATCCCGCCGCAGGGCGCCTGGCAGCCGGGCGGCGCCCGGCAGGGCACCGTGGTGACCAGCCCGGCCGCGAAACGCCGGATGGCGCTGCAGAACGCGGCACAGACCGCGCGAGCGGCCACCAGCCGGGCGGTGACGACGTTCCGCGGCTGGCCGCGCAACAAGCAGCTGGCGGTCGGCGGCGGTGGCGTGGCCGCGGTGCTGGCGCTGATCCTGGTCGTCTCGCTGACCGGTGGTGGCGACGCGCCGGCCGCGACGCCGACGGCCGCGCCGGCGACCAGCGCGCCGGCCACCGCGGTGGCCGGCGACACCCAGGACTACCGGGGCAACAAGACCATCTCGGTGAAGGTGCCGGCCGGCTGGAAACGCAACGCCGGCAAGACCTACGTCGACTACATCGACCCGGACGACAACCTGCGCAAGGTGCGGGTGCTGGCCGAGGAGGGCAAGGCCTCGCCGACCCGGTTCGTCAGCGAGATCGCGCCGAACGGGTTGAAGAAATCGGCCAACTGTCCCAAGCCGTTCAAGTCGCTGGGCAGCACCACCGACGGCGTGCAGATCGCCGGCCACCCGGCCGCGCAGTTCGAGTACACCTGCGGCTCGGGTGACGCGATGCGCCACGGGATCTGGCGGATGACCCAGGTCGACGGCACGATGTACTCGTTCTTCCTGACCACGCCGGCGGCCGAGTTCGACGGTAGCAAGAAGTACTTCGAGGCGATGGCGCAGAGCTTCCAGCTCAACCTGTGA
- a CDS encoding gamma-glutamylcyclotransferase, whose protein sequence is MRHYAAYGSNLDPARMLAYCPHSPMVGVGWIEGWRLTFAGEGEMGWEGAVTTIVESPGDRVFVSLYDVHPWDATQLDEVEGVSAGTYQKLTVRVSTLDGEVPAWVYVFAGYEGGLPTAWYLSEIASAAEKAGAPDDYVSELRRRPTGTASPEA, encoded by the coding sequence GTGCGTCATTACGCCGCGTATGGCTCGAACCTGGACCCAGCTCGCATGCTGGCCTACTGTCCGCACTCGCCCATGGTTGGCGTGGGGTGGATCGAGGGCTGGCGTCTCACCTTCGCCGGAGAGGGGGAAATGGGCTGGGAGGGTGCGGTGACGACGATCGTCGAGTCGCCCGGTGACCGCGTCTTCGTCTCGCTCTACGACGTGCATCCGTGGGATGCGACACAGCTCGACGAGGTCGAGGGGGTGTCGGCCGGCACGTACCAGAAACTCACCGTGCGTGTATCGACGCTCGACGGTGAGGTGCCCGCCTGGGTCTACGTCTTCGCCGGCTACGAGGGTGGCCTGCCCACCGCGTGGTACCTCTCGGAGATCGCCAGCGCGGCCGAGAAAGCCGGCGCGCCCGACGATTACGTCAGCGAGCTGCGACGCCGCCCGACCGGGACGGCGTCGCCGGAAGCCTAG
- a CDS encoding SCO6745 family protein, with protein sequence MTPEQAAANAKAGLATIVGAFAESPQTLRRARLLGLSGWAYHVSARAGALGDVRPETVAAALAFIAPEAVTEGWESTAKSSHPAEVASWHLRELCSWGEKQVGGFPRLARLVELAGRVVDAVDPAGLPLFAAWRAMPMPSQEPGAQAAVLLHLLHEHRQGVYVIAVRAGGLTPLEAIIAGPEGETGAVAFGWQPPYPPAGPLVRRLMWAEAVANSLAGQAYEALDRPERVEFAGLLESLTHRFAR encoded by the coding sequence GTGACCCCGGAACAGGCAGCCGCCAACGCCAAAGCCGGCCTCGCCACCATCGTCGGAGCCTTCGCCGAGTCGCCGCAGACCCTGCGCCGGGCCCGGTTGCTCGGGCTCTCCGGCTGGGCGTACCACGTCTCGGCCCGGGCCGGCGCGCTCGGCGACGTCCGGCCGGAGACGGTGGCCGCGGCACTCGCCTTCATCGCGCCCGAGGCGGTCACCGAGGGCTGGGAGTCGACAGCGAAAAGCTCGCATCCGGCCGAGGTGGCCAGCTGGCACCTGCGGGAGCTCTGCTCCTGGGGAGAGAAACAGGTCGGTGGCTTCCCGCGGCTGGCCCGGCTGGTCGAGCTGGCCGGGCGGGTGGTGGACGCGGTGGACCCGGCCGGGCTGCCGCTCTTCGCCGCCTGGCGGGCCATGCCGATGCCGAGCCAGGAGCCCGGTGCGCAGGCGGCGGTGCTGCTGCACCTGCTGCACGAGCACCGGCAGGGCGTCTACGTGATAGCGGTCCGGGCCGGTGGGCTCACCCCGCTGGAGGCAATCATCGCGGGCCCGGAGGGCGAGACCGGCGCGGTGGCGTTCGGCTGGCAGCCGCCGTACCCGCCGGCCGGCCCACTGGTGCGCCGGCTGATGTGGGCCGAGGCCGTGGCGAATTCCCTTGCCGGCCAGGCCTACGAGGCGCTGGACCGGCCGGAGCGGGTGGAGTTCGCCGGGCTGCTGGAGTCCCTCACCCACCGCTTCGCCCGCTGA